A window of the Microbacterium sp. LWH13-1.2 genome harbors these coding sequences:
- a CDS encoding DeoR/GlpR family DNA-binding transcription regulator, with protein sequence MLGAQRKDHLREILRRDGRVIAKDVALDLGVSEDSIRRDLRELADAGEMVRVYGGALPVPPADRPVDQRASIATDSKERVARRAVELIAPASTIVLDAGTTTLAMARILPRGADLTVITPSPAIALAVAEHSDARIVMIGGELARFSMVASGPLAMEAVQHLAADLFFLGVTGIDAVRGLTTGNLDDAVTKRAIAARCAQTFVLGSEEKIGVTSHFPVLDLDSVAGVVVDPRDANPVIQELAERASVLR encoded by the coding sequence ATGCTGGGCGCACAGCGCAAGGACCACCTGCGGGAGATCCTCCGCAGAGACGGCCGCGTGATCGCGAAAGACGTCGCCCTCGACCTCGGCGTCTCCGAGGACTCGATCCGACGGGACCTTCGAGAACTCGCCGATGCCGGCGAGATGGTGCGTGTCTATGGCGGGGCCCTGCCGGTGCCGCCCGCCGACAGACCCGTCGATCAGCGCGCCTCGATCGCGACGGACAGCAAGGAGCGGGTCGCCCGTCGCGCTGTCGAGCTGATCGCCCCGGCGTCGACGATCGTGCTGGATGCCGGCACGACGACCCTGGCGATGGCCCGGATTCTCCCCCGCGGCGCCGACCTCACGGTCATCACCCCGAGTCCCGCGATCGCCCTGGCTGTGGCCGAGCACTCCGACGCCCGCATCGTGATGATCGGCGGCGAGCTCGCGCGCTTCTCGATGGTCGCGAGCGGTCCGCTCGCGATGGAAGCCGTGCAGCACCTCGCCGCCGATCTGTTCTTCCTGGGGGTGACGGGCATCGACGCGGTGCGCGGCCTGACCACCGGCAACCTCGACGACGCGGTCACCAAGCGGGCGATCGCCGCCCGCTGCGCGCAGACGTTCGTCCTCGGCAGCGAGGAGAAGATCGGCGTGACCTCACACTTCCCCGTGCTCGATCTCGACTCCGTCGCGGGCGTCGTCGTCGACCCTCGCGATGCGAATCCCGTGATCCAGGAGCTCGCCGAGCGGGCGTCCGTACTGCGCTGA
- the corA gene encoding magnesium/cobalt transporter CorA, translated as MAIIDNAIYVDGVRTDNPRSLSETFEAMRERGGLSWIGLYRPSEAEIREVADEFGIHALVVEDALSGHQRSKLERYGDVLFMVLRSARYLDASEEVEFGEIHVLVGKDFVVTIRHAESPDLARVRRRLEGDPALLKLGPEAVLYAILDEVVDEYAPVLAGLENDIDEIESQLFEDGVDATQRIYELGREVIDFQRAVQPLAGMLDALLRGSAKYQVDEELQRYLRDVLDHTLRVSERANTFRTVLDNALTVESTIVARRQNEEMTRMTELSIRQNDEVKKISGWAAILFAPTLVGTVYGMNFDHMPELHWALGYPMAIALMVGMGFGLYWVFKRKGWL; from the coding sequence ATGGCGATCATCGACAACGCGATCTACGTCGACGGTGTGCGCACCGACAACCCGCGGAGCCTCAGCGAGACCTTCGAGGCGATGCGAGAGCGCGGCGGACTGAGCTGGATCGGGCTGTACCGTCCGAGTGAGGCCGAGATCCGCGAGGTGGCCGACGAGTTCGGCATCCACGCCCTCGTCGTCGAGGATGCCCTGTCAGGGCATCAGCGCTCGAAGCTCGAGCGCTACGGCGACGTGCTGTTCATGGTGCTCCGCTCGGCTCGCTATCTCGATGCCTCGGAAGAGGTCGAGTTCGGCGAGATCCACGTGCTGGTCGGCAAAGACTTCGTCGTCACGATCCGGCATGCGGAGTCTCCTGACCTGGCACGCGTCCGTCGTCGTCTGGAGGGCGACCCCGCGCTGCTGAAGCTCGGCCCCGAGGCCGTGCTCTACGCGATCCTCGACGAGGTCGTCGACGAGTATGCGCCGGTTCTCGCGGGTCTCGAGAACGACATCGACGAGATCGAGAGCCAGCTCTTCGAAGACGGGGTCGACGCGACGCAGCGCATCTACGAGCTGGGGCGCGAGGTCATCGACTTCCAGCGCGCGGTGCAGCCGTTGGCGGGGATGCTCGATGCCCTGCTGCGCGGCTCTGCGAAGTATCAGGTCGATGAGGAGCTGCAGCGATACCTGCGCGACGTGCTCGACCACACGCTGCGCGTCTCGGAGCGCGCGAACACGTTCCGCACCGTGCTCGACAACGCGCTGACCGTCGAGTCGACGATCGTCGCACGGCGGCAGAACGAGGAGATGACGCGGATGACGGAGCTGAGCATCCGTCAGAACGACGAGGTCAAGAAGATCTCGGGCTGGGCGGCGATCCTGTTCGCGCCGACTCTCGTCGGCACCGTCTACGGCATGAACTTCGACCACATGCCCGAGCTGCACTGGGCCCTCGGATACCCCATGGCGATCGCGCTGATGGTGGGGATGGGTTTCGGCCTGTACTGGGTCTTCAAGCGCAAGGGCTGGCTCTAG
- a CDS encoding APC family permease translates to MTSDTAQTQEEPTRLRRAITGPLLFAFILGDVLGAGIYALMGVLSEKVGGMLWAPLLLGLLLALLTAGSYAELVTKYPRAGGASVFAERAFHSPVVSFLVGFSMLAAGVTSAAGLAIAFAGDYLGTFFDLPTIPVAIVFLAVVAALNARGIRESLGANLVMTAIELSGLVIVIAVVGVFVAGGGGDASRLTQTPEGTPAAMAVLAGAVIAYYSFVGFETSANMIEEVKDPRRTYPRALFGALFTAGAVYVLVGVASSIAQPASELQESSGPLLSVVEAAGASIPSWLFSLIALVAVANGALLTMIMVSRLTYGMAEQNLLPSVLGRVLPNRRTPWVAILTTTLVAMGLTLVGDLATLAETVVLLLLFVFLSVNVSVLVLRRDRVEHDHFRIWTVIPVLGIGSCLLLLTQQRPVVWLFGALLLAIGGVLYLLARWSRKRAASRDHSTHTTETPDSPKENHEHA, encoded by the coding sequence ATGACCTCCGATACCGCCCAGACGCAGGAGGAGCCCACCCGGCTGCGTCGTGCCATCACCGGCCCCCTCCTGTTCGCCTTCATCCTGGGCGACGTGCTCGGTGCCGGCATATACGCCCTCATGGGGGTGCTCTCCGAGAAGGTCGGCGGGATGCTGTGGGCGCCGCTGCTGCTCGGGCTGCTCCTCGCACTGCTCACCGCCGGGTCGTACGCGGAACTCGTCACGAAGTATCCCCGAGCCGGCGGGGCGTCGGTGTTCGCCGAGCGCGCGTTCCACAGCCCTGTCGTGTCGTTCCTCGTCGGGTTCAGCATGTTGGCGGCCGGCGTCACGAGCGCGGCCGGTCTCGCGATCGCCTTCGCCGGCGACTACCTCGGCACGTTCTTCGACCTGCCGACCATCCCCGTCGCGATCGTCTTCCTCGCCGTCGTGGCCGCGCTCAACGCCCGCGGCATCCGCGAGTCTCTCGGCGCGAACCTCGTGATGACGGCGATCGAGCTCAGCGGCCTCGTGATCGTGATCGCCGTCGTCGGCGTCTTCGTGGCCGGAGGCGGCGGCGACGCCTCGCGACTCACGCAGACCCCCGAGGGCACCCCCGCGGCCATGGCCGTGCTCGCCGGAGCGGTGATCGCGTACTACTCCTTCGTCGGCTTCGAGACCTCGGCCAACATGATCGAAGAGGTCAAGGACCCGCGCCGCACCTACCCGCGCGCCCTGTTCGGCGCGCTGTTCACAGCCGGCGCGGTCTACGTGCTCGTAGGGGTCGCGAGCTCGATCGCCCAGCCCGCATCCGAGTTGCAGGAGTCGAGCGGTCCGCTGCTCTCGGTCGTCGAGGCGGCGGGCGCGAGCATCCCCTCCTGGCTGTTCAGCCTGATCGCCCTCGTGGCCGTCGCGAACGGCGCGCTGCTGACGATGATCATGGTGAGCCGTCTGACATATGGCATGGCCGAGCAGAACCTGCTGCCGTCGGTGCTCGGCCGCGTGCTGCCGAACCGCAGGACGCCGTGGGTCGCGATCCTCACCACCACCCTCGTCGCGATGGGTCTGACGCTGGTCGGAGATCTCGCGACGCTCGCCGAGACGGTCGTGCTGCTGCTCCTGTTCGTGTTCCTCAGCGTCAACGTGTCGGTGCTCGTTCTGCGGCGCGACAGGGTCGAGCACGACCACTTCCGCATCTGGACCGTCATCCCCGTGCTCGGCATCGGCTCATGCCTCCTGCTCCTGACACAGCAGCGCCCCGTGGTCTGGCTGTTCGGCGCCCTCCTGCTCGCGATCGGCGGAGTCCTCTATCTGCTCGCGCGCTGGAGCCGAAAGCGCGCCGCATCACGCGATCATTCGACCCACACCACCGAAACCCCCGATTCCCCGAAGGAGAACCATGAGCACGCCTGA
- a CDS encoding DUF2470 domain-containing protein, translating into MPHSFDADVVSAILRHMNGDHTDDNLLITRAFAPADGGEITDAVMTGLDGDGGVWEITREGLSSEVRVAWPSGPISERPAVRREVVALYDLACEKLGVEPRPHA; encoded by the coding sequence ATGCCCCACTCCTTCGATGCCGACGTCGTCTCCGCGATCCTGCGCCACATGAACGGCGATCATACCGACGACAACCTGCTGATCACGCGCGCCTTCGCACCCGCGGACGGCGGCGAGATCACGGACGCCGTGATGACGGGCCTCGACGGCGACGGCGGGGTGTGGGAGATCACCCGCGAGGGGCTCTCCTCCGAGGTGCGCGTCGCGTGGCCGTCAGGTCCCATCAGCGAGCGGCCCGCCGTGCGCCGAGAGGTCGTCGCACTCTACGACCTCGCCTGCGAGAAGCTCGGGGTGGAGCCGCGTCCGCACGCGTGA
- a CDS encoding biliverdin-producing heme oxygenase: MSEIISFSAALRERSSSSHSRSEGAGFMSDLLKGEGSREDYIALVAQHYFIYEALESAGDRMRQDPVASVFISDKLTRLPALEADLEFLLGADWRDDITPLPTTQRYVERIRQVGATWAGGFVAHHYTRYLGDLSGGIFIGRVMARRFGFETNGIGFYLFDDIADPSAFKDVYREQLDAAPWDDAERERVIDEVLLAYRFNTELFEDLDRARVAA; this comes from the coding sequence ATGTCCGAGATCATCTCCTTCTCCGCCGCGCTCCGCGAGCGCTCCTCCAGCTCGCACTCGCGCAGCGAGGGCGCAGGCTTCATGTCCGACCTGCTCAAGGGCGAGGGCTCGCGCGAGGACTACATCGCGCTCGTCGCACAGCACTACTTCATCTACGAGGCCCTCGAGTCGGCGGGCGACCGCATGCGTCAGGACCCCGTGGCATCCGTCTTCATCAGCGACAAGCTGACCCGGCTGCCTGCGCTCGAGGCCGACCTCGAGTTCCTGCTCGGCGCCGACTGGCGCGATGACATCACACCGCTCCCCACCACGCAGCGCTACGTCGAGCGCATCCGCCAGGTCGGGGCGACGTGGGCGGGCGGCTTCGTCGCGCATCACTACACGCGCTACCTCGGCGACCTGTCGGGCGGCATCTTCATCGGACGCGTGATGGCGCGCCGCTTCGGTTTCGAGACCAACGGCATCGGGTTCTACCTCTTCGACGACATCGCCGACCCCTCAGCCTTCAAAGACGTCTACCGCGAACAGCTCGACGCTGCTCCGTGGGACGACGCCGAGCGCGAGCGCGTGATCGACGAGGTCCTGCTCGCCTACCGCTTCAACACCGAGCTCTTCGAAGACCTCGACCGCGCTCGCGTCGCAGCCTGA
- a CDS encoding AraC family transcriptional regulator: protein MRSPIDETPISPRRDAAAVYVHEGFLGQRLRVLPRPAVRAAQSQPIVRRLLVTDVGYFPRAAQHGRVRAAGAPETIIMVCTDGVGWVEWEDGEPVRVERGSAVVLPQEVRHRYRADDDDPWTIWWAHVTGSDVDDFVDTILGEGRGPIVELHDVYAVVESLDEALSALEKDETLPMLLTAAGAAWRMLAAITSSALRGTAATSDRIRQVQDYLRTNLDTAFSVPELAAMAGLSPSHFSALFRGSVGTSVKDYLKRLRSARARELLITTSSPISEVALAVGYDDALYFSRQFRSINGVSPSEFRRQAASERVTRI from the coding sequence ATGCGATCGCCGATAGACGAAACGCCGATCAGTCCGAGGAGGGATGCCGCCGCCGTGTACGTGCATGAGGGATTCCTGGGCCAGCGCCTCCGGGTCCTTCCTCGCCCGGCCGTGCGCGCGGCGCAGAGCCAGCCCATCGTCCGGCGACTGCTGGTCACGGATGTGGGCTACTTCCCCCGCGCGGCACAGCACGGCCGGGTGCGCGCCGCGGGCGCACCGGAGACGATCATCATGGTCTGCACCGATGGCGTCGGCTGGGTCGAATGGGAGGATGGCGAACCCGTGCGGGTCGAGCGCGGGTCGGCCGTGGTGCTCCCCCAGGAGGTCCGTCACCGTTACCGCGCGGACGACGACGATCCCTGGACGATCTGGTGGGCGCATGTGACCGGTTCGGACGTCGACGACTTCGTCGACACGATCCTCGGCGAGGGACGCGGCCCGATCGTCGAGCTCCACGACGTCTACGCCGTGGTCGAGTCCCTCGACGAGGCACTCAGCGCCCTCGAGAAGGACGAGACGCTGCCCATGCTCCTCACCGCGGCCGGAGCAGCATGGCGGATGCTCGCCGCGATCACCTCCAGCGCACTGCGGGGCACGGCGGCCACGAGCGACCGCATCCGACAGGTGCAGGACTACCTGCGCACGAACCTGGACACGGCGTTCTCCGTGCCCGAACTCGCCGCGATGGCGGGCCTGAGCCCCTCGCATTTCTCGGCCCTGTTCCGCGGCTCCGTGGGCACGTCCGTCAAGGACTACCTCAAGCGCCTGCGCAGTGCGCGGGCGCGGGAGCTGCTCATCACCACGTCGTCCCCGATCTCCGAGGTCGCGCTGGCCGTCGGATATGACGATGCCCTGTACTTCTCACGCCAGTTCCGATCGATCAACGGGGTGAGCCCCTCGGAGTTCCGCCGGCAGGCGGCATCCGAACGCGTGACGCGCATCTGA
- a CDS encoding aquaporin, with protein sequence MTGTPRKALAEALATFLFVLSIIAAVNSESPLTPLAIGFTLMVLVYSTGHISGAHLNPAVSVGVFLRGGLSVVDLVAYLVAQFVGGALAALASLAVWPSGGEAMVVEVGPAFFVEALFTLILVWVVLNTATSKDTEGNSFYGLAIGATVFIGAATVGSISGGGFNPAVALGLSVGGYFDWASLWLYIAAPVVGAVIAALLFRLLNTDDAKKIGA encoded by the coding sequence ATGACCGGTACTCCTCGCAAGGCGCTCGCAGAAGCGCTCGCGACCTTCCTCTTCGTCCTCAGCATCATCGCCGCGGTGAACAGCGAGAGCCCGCTGACCCCGCTCGCGATCGGCTTCACCCTGATGGTGCTCGTCTACTCGACGGGTCACATCTCGGGCGCTCACCTCAACCCGGCCGTCTCGGTCGGTGTCTTCCTGCGCGGCGGCCTGAGCGTCGTCGACCTCGTCGCCTACCTCGTGGCGCAGTTCGTCGGTGGCGCGCTCGCCGCCCTGGCCAGCCTTGCGGTATGGCCCTCCGGTGGCGAGGCCATGGTCGTCGAGGTCGGCCCGGCGTTCTTCGTCGAGGCCCTCTTCACGCTGATCCTCGTGTGGGTCGTGCTCAACACCGCGACCTCGAAGGACACCGAGGGCAACTCGTTCTACGGCCTCGCGATCGGTGCCACCGTGTTCATCGGTGCGGCGACCGTCGGCTCGATCTCAGGCGGCGGCTTCAACCCGGCCGTGGCGCTCGGCCTCTCGGTCGGCGGCTACTTCGACTGGGCCTCGCTGTGGCTCTACATCGCGGCTCCCGTCGTCGGTGCAGTCATCGCGGCCCTGCTCTTCCGTCTGCTCAACACGGACGACGCGAAGAAGATCGGCGCGTAA
- a CDS encoding serine hydrolase domain-containing protein, which produces MQLLSSRRFRAAAAGAAVLGLVLTGCTSEPEFSYEPPAQVDGALPDDTVAAMEAAVANALTASGASGAVVGVWAPWSGSWVTGVGTQKPGGAEEISTDMAFRVADVTRLMTCDVLYGLVDDGVVDLDDPVPDYVSGVPNLQDVTLLDLCNGTAGLGSSEAVAKSAWMNTPERVWAPLELASYGLGAPRGAVHTTYSNSDTAYLLLGLALERASGMTASELIAEYVTEPLGLANTSLPAAAAAPPSTTGPVMNGHYLSPVEGGYNCAAPVDITTLSSSSGFTDSGAVSTIEDLGRYAQAEATLRTEQAPDRFASPLPVAADTPSWLQATGGAVLVGSMIGQYGWTPGYQTAAYSDPATGFTVAVSLNDSTTGGTTAAYLAWELAAIASKAPAAEGQTAPEFGLPFTAEQYHEAIAGSAIPCVAPAEG; this is translated from the coding sequence ATGCAGCTTCTCTCGTCGCGCAGGTTCCGCGCAGCAGCGGCCGGCGCAGCCGTGCTCGGGCTCGTCCTCACCGGATGCACATCCGAGCCGGAATTCAGCTACGAGCCACCGGCTCAGGTCGACGGCGCCCTGCCGGACGACACCGTGGCCGCGATGGAGGCCGCCGTCGCGAACGCGCTGACGGCCTCCGGCGCATCCGGTGCCGTCGTGGGCGTCTGGGCTCCGTGGAGCGGCAGCTGGGTGACCGGAGTGGGCACCCAGAAGCCCGGAGGGGCAGAGGAGATCAGCACGGACATGGCCTTCCGCGTCGCCGACGTGACACGCCTCATGACGTGCGACGTGCTCTACGGTCTGGTCGATGACGGCGTCGTCGACCTCGACGACCCCGTGCCGGACTACGTGTCGGGTGTCCCGAACCTGCAGGACGTCACCCTGCTCGATCTGTGCAACGGCACGGCGGGCCTGGGCTCGTCCGAGGCCGTGGCGAAGTCGGCGTGGATGAACACCCCCGAGCGTGTGTGGGCTCCGCTCGAGCTCGCCTCCTACGGTCTCGGTGCTCCGCGAGGAGCCGTGCACACCACGTACTCGAACTCCGACACCGCATACCTGCTGCTCGGCCTCGCTCTCGAGCGCGCCTCCGGCATGACTGCATCCGAGCTGATCGCCGAGTACGTTACCGAGCCGCTCGGTCTCGCGAACACATCGCTGCCGGCTGCCGCAGCCGCGCCCCCCTCGACCACCGGGCCGGTCATGAACGGTCACTACCTCTCGCCCGTCGAGGGCGGCTACAACTGCGCTGCGCCCGTCGACATCACGACGCTCTCGTCGAGCTCCGGGTTCACCGACTCCGGAGCCGTGTCGACGATCGAGGACCTCGGCCGCTATGCGCAGGCCGAGGCCACGCTGCGCACCGAGCAGGCGCCGGACCGATTCGCGAGCCCGCTCCCGGTCGCTGCCGATACGCCGTCGTGGCTGCAGGCCACCGGCGGGGCCGTCCTCGTGGGCTCGATGATCGGTCAGTACGGATGGACTCCCGGATACCAGACCGCCGCCTACTCGGATCCTGCGACCGGGTTCACGGTCGCAGTGTCGCTGAACGACTCGACCACGGGCGGCACGACCGCCGCGTACCTCGCGTGGGAGCTCGCGGCCATCGCGTCGAAGGCGCCGGCGGCCGAGGGGCAGACCGCTCCGGAGTTCGGTCTGCCGTTCACCGCCGAGCAGTACCACGAGGCCATCGCCGGATCGGCGATCCCCTGCGTCGCACCCGCTGAGGGCTGA
- a CDS encoding beta-galactosidase encodes MTATSTPRTIRLRDDRPPLVAPAMSNAEDPHERLRLTSRWIEVDGTPTVPVTGELHFSRIPRRRWEEQLRLLVASGLTSVSTYVFWIHHERERGRVRFDGDLDVAAFLETAERVGIDVILRIGPWCHGEVRNGGHPDWVVTALGDRARTNDPEYLTLVRDWYGRIAEQVRPFCGPDRPIVGIQLENELHDQPDHIAALKVIAQESGLSAPLWTATGWGGAVLPAHDVFPLYSGYADGFWAGQGSTWDDSFRDHFRFTHVWDDPGVGGDFREEGTEIVVRPVDPEFPPSTCELGGGMATAYHRRPIARARDIAALANVKIGNGSAWQGFYMYAGGVNPEDGLQESLVTGYPNDLPRFDYDFQAAFGATGRPGPSLGVLRDHNAFLAAFGPRLADTFSSLPDDAPVDVHDLDSLRWAVRADGTSGFLFVNTHQPHEPLSGSTAVQFRIPFADGELVVPDRPIDIPSGVIGRWPLRIDVAGVRLEWATASVAGIVDGAVPTVVLRVHDGLGARLQLGAGSRALLRGIEVDAAAALDLAPGDVLVVDGALRVLVVDEERAERLWYLGADLVDSTDAVWRESGDLVVRAEREPTALVWSGEEFAPLALHTDAHPGTTRLTIEQLRPVRDAPARYGESMGRSAAPDDGQFEEVAGVWRVVLPEAQDRSRGELIELVVDWKGDVAQLRADGVVIGDRFWDGLAWRIDITEISPDADLTLHIAPIAAHSVIDLDASVRQRVDAAGSLGAVVRVEHIVSSRWTSAL; translated from the coding sequence ATGACCGCGACGTCGACTCCTCGGACCATCCGCCTCCGCGATGATCGGCCCCCGCTCGTCGCACCGGCCATGAGCAACGCCGAGGACCCGCACGAGCGGCTGCGCCTGACGAGTCGGTGGATCGAGGTCGACGGGACTCCCACGGTGCCGGTGACCGGCGAGCTGCACTTCAGCCGGATCCCGCGCAGGCGGTGGGAGGAGCAGTTGCGGCTCCTCGTCGCATCCGGACTCACCTCGGTGTCGACGTACGTGTTCTGGATCCACCATGAGCGCGAACGCGGCCGGGTGCGATTCGACGGAGACCTCGATGTCGCGGCGTTCCTCGAGACCGCCGAGCGGGTGGGCATCGACGTGATCCTGCGCATCGGGCCCTGGTGCCACGGGGAGGTCCGCAACGGCGGTCATCCGGATTGGGTGGTCACCGCACTCGGTGATCGCGCCCGGACGAACGACCCGGAGTACCTCACTCTGGTTCGCGACTGGTACGGGCGCATCGCCGAGCAGGTGCGCCCGTTCTGCGGTCCGGATCGGCCGATCGTCGGCATCCAGCTCGAGAACGAGCTCCACGACCAGCCCGATCACATCGCCGCGCTCAAAGTCATCGCCCAGGAGTCAGGGCTCTCGGCACCGCTGTGGACGGCGACGGGCTGGGGCGGCGCCGTGCTGCCGGCCCACGACGTCTTCCCGCTCTACAGCGGGTATGCCGACGGGTTCTGGGCGGGACAGGGATCCACCTGGGATGACAGCTTCCGCGACCATTTCCGGTTCACGCACGTCTGGGACGACCCGGGAGTCGGTGGTGACTTCCGCGAGGAGGGCACCGAGATCGTCGTCCGGCCGGTCGATCCGGAGTTCCCTCCGTCGACGTGCGAGCTGGGCGGAGGCATGGCCACCGCGTACCACCGGCGCCCGATCGCGCGCGCTCGGGACATCGCGGCCCTCGCGAACGTGAAGATCGGCAACGGCTCGGCATGGCAGGGCTTCTACATGTATGCGGGCGGGGTGAACCCCGAGGACGGCCTGCAGGAGAGCCTGGTGACCGGGTATCCGAACGACCTGCCGCGTTTCGACTACGACTTCCAGGCCGCGTTCGGCGCCACGGGTCGCCCTGGCCCGAGCCTGGGCGTGCTCCGCGACCACAACGCCTTCCTCGCCGCGTTCGGCCCGCGCCTCGCCGACACGTTCAGCTCGCTCCCCGACGACGCCCCCGTCGATGTGCACGACCTCGACTCGCTGCGCTGGGCGGTGCGCGCAGACGGCACCAGCGGATTCCTCTTCGTGAACACCCATCAACCGCATGAGCCCCTCTCGGGCTCGACCGCGGTGCAGTTCCGCATCCCGTTCGCCGACGGCGAGCTGGTGGTCCCCGACCGTCCGATCGACATCCCGAGCGGGGTGATCGGTCGCTGGCCGCTGCGGATCGACGTCGCGGGGGTGCGGCTCGAGTGGGCCACGGCATCCGTCGCCGGGATCGTCGACGGTGCGGTGCCGACGGTCGTCCTCCGTGTGCACGACGGCCTCGGCGCTCGTCTGCAGCTGGGCGCGGGATCCCGCGCCCTCCTTCGCGGGATCGAGGTGGATGCCGCGGCGGCGCTCGATCTCGCCCCGGGCGACGTCCTCGTGGTCGACGGCGCCCTGCGCGTGCTGGTCGTCGATGAGGAGAGAGCCGAGCGCCTCTGGTACCTCGGCGCCGACCTCGTGGATTCGACAGATGCCGTGTGGCGCGAGTCCGGCGACCTCGTGGTGCGCGCGGAGCGCGAGCCGACCGCGCTCGTGTGGAGCGGCGAGGAGTTCGCACCGCTCGCGCTGCACACCGACGCGCACCCCGGCACCACCCGACTGACGATCGAGCAACTGCGCCCCGTGCGCGATGCCCCCGCGCGCTACGGCGAGTCGATGGGCCGGTCGGCCGCGCCCGACGACGGACAGTTCGAGGAGGTGGCCGGTGTCTGGCGGGTCGTGCTCCCCGAGGCGCAGGACCGTTCGAGGGGAGAGCTCATCGAGCTCGTCGTCGACTGGAAGGGCGACGTCGCGCAGCTCCGCGCGGACGGAGTCGTGATCGGGGATCGGTTCTGGGACGGACTGGCCTGGCGCATCGACATCACCGAGATCTCCCCCGATGCCGATCTCACCCTGCACATCGCCCCGATCGCGGCGCACAGCGTGATCGACCTCGACGCGTCGGTCCGCCAACGCGTCGATGCGGCCGGGAGCCTCGGGGCGGTCGTCCGTGTCGAGCACATCGTGTCGTCGCGCTGGACCTCGGCCCTCTGA
- a CDS encoding DUF4406 domain-containing protein produces the protein MTTPLLILIAGPYRSGTGGDPALIARNLERLEEAAAPIHRRGHVPMIGEWVALPILRGMDDADAADGDVMYETARRLLEHCDAVLRLAGESAGADKDVEIALERGLPVYRSIEEIPVRGGTAA, from the coding sequence ATGACAACTCCACTTCTGATTCTCATCGCCGGCCCCTACCGCTCCGGAACGGGCGGCGACCCCGCCCTGATCGCCCGCAACCTCGAGCGCCTCGAAGAGGCCGCCGCCCCCATCCACCGCCGAGGACACGTGCCGATGATCGGAGAATGGGTCGCTCTTCCGATCCTCCGAGGGATGGATGATGCGGATGCCGCCGACGGCGACGTCATGTACGAGACGGCCCGCCGACTGCTGGAGCACTGCGATGCCGTGCTGCGCCTGGCCGGCGAGTCCGCCGGCGCCGACAAGGACGTCGAGATCGCCCTCGAGCGCGGGTTGCCCGTGTATCGCTCGATCGAGGAGATCCCGGTGCGGGGAGGTACGGCCGCCTAG
- a CDS encoding GPP34 family phosphoprotein, producing MLIVEELHMLLLRPDGRVESAVSVNRLYGEIAAVIVDLALHGRVVVSEGKNPTVEVVSTEPTGNPILDATLARLVPLSGKRLQSLVARPKLDPLEVVVESLVVQGVLIRGERGFFGWGSARTPESDPAPEAVLRSRLAAVIAGTGAPTQADLALLSILQNLNAAHGILRDQCGGMSARDLKRRIEELTAGSAAGDAVAKAVNDAITAAMVAIMTPTIVAATIT from the coding sequence ATGCTGATCGTCGAAGAACTCCACATGCTGCTTCTCCGGCCCGATGGTCGCGTCGAGAGTGCCGTGAGCGTGAACCGCCTCTACGGAGAGATCGCCGCCGTCATCGTCGACCTCGCCCTGCACGGACGCGTCGTCGTCTCGGAGGGCAAGAACCCGACCGTCGAGGTCGTGTCGACCGAGCCGACGGGCAATCCGATCCTCGATGCGACGCTCGCGCGCCTCGTGCCGCTGAGCGGCAAGCGCCTGCAGTCGTTGGTCGCCCGCCCCAAGCTCGATCCGCTCGAGGTCGTCGTGGAGTCGCTGGTCGTGCAGGGCGTGCTCATCCGCGGAGAGCGCGGCTTCTTCGGGTGGGGGTCGGCCCGCACGCCCGAGTCGGACCCAGCTCCTGAGGCGGTGCTGCGCTCGCGGCTCGCCGCCGTGATCGCCGGCACGGGGGCGCCGACTCAGGCCGATCTGGCGCTGCTCTCGATCCTGCAGAACCTCAACGCCGCCCACGGGATCCTGCGCGACCAGTGCGGAGGCATGTCCGCACGCGACCTCAAGCGGCGGATCGAGGAGCTCACTGCAGGCTCGGCCGCAGGGGATGCCGTCGCGAAGGCCGTCAACGATGCGATCACCGCCGCGATGGTGGCCATCATGACGCCGACGATCGTCGCGGCAACGATCACCTGA
- a CDS encoding multidrug transporter: MSTPDQNPDDAMTSEEKRHDQLTAAPDATEADAAPRIEVSEHDGNTRIDIAPDAAVRPGPGPGVETDDETAVETDDETEPQE, translated from the coding sequence ATGAGCACGCCTGACCAGAACCCCGACGACGCCATGACGAGCGAAGAGAAGCGTCACGACCAGCTGACCGCAGCGCCGGATGCCACCGAAGCCGACGCCGCACCTCGCATCGAGGTCTCGGAGCACGACGGCAACACGCGCATCGACATCGCTCCGGATGCCGCGGTGCGCCCGGGCCCCGGCCCCGGCGTCGAGACCGACGACGAGACCGCCGTCGAGACCGACGACGAGACCGAGCCTCAGGAGTAG